The following are encoded together in the Candidatus Jidaibacter acanthamoeba genome:
- a CDS encoding DNA-3-methyladenine glycosylase I, whose amino-acid sequence MKITRCTWCEKHPIYIDYHDQEWGVLVNDDNTLFEFLILEGAQAGLSWLTILKKRDNYKKAFYNFEPNEVANFSEKQVEYLLKNPGLIRNK is encoded by the coding sequence ATGAAAATAACTAGATGCACATGGTGTGAGAAGCATCCAATTTATATTGATTATCATGATCAAGAATGGGGGGTATTAGTTAATGATGACAATACTCTATTCGAGTTCCTAATTCTCGAAGGTGCTCAAGCAGGATTAAGCTGGCTTACCATATTAAAGAAGAGAGATAATTATAAAAAAGCATTTTATAATTTTGAACCTAATGAGGTAGCTAATTTCTCTGAAAAGCAAGTTGAATACTTACTTAAAAATCCTGGTCTAATAAGGAATAAGC